One Pseudomonas rhizophila DNA window includes the following coding sequences:
- a CDS encoding MFS transporter translates to MADTHDLATRKTATVGLLLMLTLLGVFPIDVVLPSFPALSEHFERPSPDIALSVSLFAVGIAMSQLLVGPLSDAMGRKNLLLIGIIVSAIGATGCVVANDYWSFLLFRVIQAVGCGCFVLSQALIQDLFTGQEQQRLRIFLVTCGGIFISVSPLAGTGLQSWMGWRGSFLVFIALAVSVFLSASLLLKPLPADSQPRRPDFIASYRTVCSDFNFMAYWLTSALAFSCHFSFIVISPLVFIDQLQLSPQAFSLTLLGYGLAYIGGGAVATVLSNRIDPQTQILTGLCLILTAGVLMLGLSSHLGLSVTTLLLPMIVCTAGTTIARAAAHTRAMNIFPEQAGTSASAGSVLIFIVGGLTSAALSLTPLDLQTTLALCLMLLSLLGLTLNGLLRHRHRTLLTG, encoded by the coding sequence ATGGCTGACACTCATGATCTCGCCACACGCAAAACGGCCACTGTCGGCTTATTGTTGATGCTGACCTTGCTCGGCGTATTCCCCATCGATGTGGTGCTGCCTTCGTTTCCGGCGCTGTCCGAACACTTTGAGCGTCCATCGCCCGATATTGCCCTGTCTGTCAGCCTGTTCGCAGTGGGGATCGCAATGTCCCAACTGCTGGTCGGCCCGCTTTCCGACGCCATGGGACGAAAGAACCTGTTGCTGATCGGGATCATCGTCTCGGCCATTGGCGCGACCGGGTGCGTCGTGGCCAATGACTACTGGTCCTTCCTGCTTTTCCGGGTCATCCAAGCCGTGGGATGCGGTTGTTTCGTGCTCTCTCAGGCACTGATCCAGGACCTGTTTACAGGTCAGGAGCAGCAGCGATTACGGATTTTCCTGGTCACCTGCGGCGGCATTTTCATTTCCGTTTCGCCCTTGGCCGGCACCGGACTGCAAAGCTGGATGGGCTGGCGCGGCAGCTTCCTGGTATTCATTGCCCTGGCTGTCAGTGTGTTCTTGAGCGCCAGTCTTCTACTCAAGCCTTTGCCAGCGGATAGCCAACCCAGGCGCCCGGACTTCATCGCGTCCTACCGGACGGTATGCAGTGACTTCAACTTCATGGCCTACTGGCTGACGTCAGCATTGGCTTTCTCCTGCCATTTCTCGTTCATCGTCATCTCACCGCTGGTTTTCATTGACCAGCTACAACTGTCGCCGCAGGCATTTTCGCTGACGTTGCTGGGCTACGGGCTGGCCTATATCGGCGGTGGAGCGGTCGCGACCGTGCTGAGCAATCGGATCGACCCACAGACGCAAATCCTCACGGGGCTGTGCCTGATCCTGACGGCGGGAGTGTTGATGCTTGGGCTCTCCAGCCATCTGGGCTTGTCGGTCACCACGCTGCTACTGCCCATGATCGTGTGCACCGCCGGAACGACCATTGCTCGTGCGGCGGCCCACACCCGGGCAATGAATATCTTCCCCGAGCAAGCCGGTACATCGGCCTCGGCGGGCAGCGTGCTGATCTTCATTGTCGGCGGTTTGACCAGCGCTGCGCTCAGCCTCACTCCGCTGGACCTGCAAACCACCCTGGCTCTATGCCTGATGTTGCTCAGCCTCCTGGGGCTGACACTCAATGGCCTGCTCCGGCATCGTCACAGGACGCTGTTGACGGGTTGA
- a CDS encoding diiron oxygenase — MTFTQRPRYTLGDWDNKAAVRVRKNHYRLPDDLEHQLASRDWFAPAFIPYIEHPLINKAGRAIAQRLAANHLVYFLDYTTLLEHRVVNRAVETIVHGELSVPIPSQMKTAALQLYTDEGYHALFSNEVAEQIVALYDIRDRSLPRRIDRLVGVIEATSPPDRPLAWFLLGFVSETIIAKELLSITRETLVSTVYQMLRDHLEDEARHSRYFSEVFQYLWSALAPDQRALAAKLLLDIIGLYFEPDIPWLTRSLASVGFDEQDALKIVANLLQPDAHAQRVRSGAVSTFTAMQQAGFFEDGPNRQRFFQAGFLDG, encoded by the coding sequence ATGACCTTCACTCAGAGGCCGCGCTACACCTTGGGCGACTGGGATAACAAAGCTGCGGTGCGCGTGCGCAAAAACCACTACCGCCTACCCGACGATCTGGAGCATCAACTCGCCAGTCGGGACTGGTTTGCGCCAGCCTTCATACCCTATATCGAACATCCGCTGATCAATAAGGCGGGGCGCGCCATTGCCCAACGCCTGGCGGCCAATCACCTGGTGTACTTCCTCGACTACACCACCTTGCTCGAACACCGGGTGGTCAATCGCGCAGTGGAAACCATCGTCCATGGCGAACTGAGCGTACCCATCCCCAGCCAGATGAAAACCGCCGCCCTGCAGCTCTACACCGACGAGGGTTACCACGCACTGTTTTCCAATGAAGTGGCCGAACAGATCGTCGCCCTGTACGACATCCGCGACCGCTCGCTCCCCAGGCGCATCGACCGCCTGGTGGGCGTGATCGAAGCCACAAGCCCCCCGGATCGCCCTCTGGCGTGGTTTCTGCTGGGGTTCGTTTCCGAAACGATCATCGCCAAGGAGCTGCTGTCCATTACCCGCGAGACCTTGGTCTCCACGGTTTACCAGATGCTCAGGGATCATCTCGAGGACGAGGCACGCCATAGTCGCTATTTCAGCGAGGTGTTCCAGTATCTGTGGTCCGCCCTGGCCCCTGACCAGCGTGCTCTGGCCGCAAAGCTGCTGCTGGACATCATCGGCCTTTACTTCGAGCCCGACATCCCTTGGTTAACGCGCAGCCTCGCCAGCGTCGGCTTTGACGAACAGGACGCGTTGAAGATCGTTGCAAACCTCCTGCAACCGGACGCTCACGCCCAGCGAGTTCGCTCGGGGGCAGTCTCGACCTTCACAGCCATGCAGCAGGCAGGTTTCTTCGAAGACGGCCCCAATCGGCAGAGGTTCTTCCAGGCGGGGTTTCTCGATGGCTGA
- a CDS encoding SagB family peptide dehydrogenase gives MHINPCVFILARPPHQIVWNYEQHTQFELDLHYSTRLAQLIHNPSHFDTCNPIDIEFLNAGILTAEPKEALEWRWDELSRIFHIGTKNIPCESVPQNVEEWATLYLQHCQEVLSSPPPACRIKPCPVDLIALTPCSLVDIEDVSLGQTLVSRSTSRSFSERAISIEQVSTLLYLTLGYLNERPFAHETGHPETLGARRSSPSGGGLNACEGYLYVRHVAGLEPGIYAYHPAEHALSLIRSLPDEPLGQLLAGQHFINPLPFGLFITSRFDKLWWKYEHSRAYRMAFVETGHVSQTFLMVATALGLKTWLTGALSDRQVERLLDLEDTPEQPLFFVGCGHGDGQVHCQALMALVNGQDSAS, from the coding sequence ATGCATATAAATCCGTGCGTTTTCATACTTGCGCGCCCGCCGCACCAGATTGTATGGAACTATGAGCAGCACACTCAGTTCGAGCTCGATCTGCATTATTCAACGCGACTGGCACAACTTATTCACAACCCTTCACACTTCGACACTTGCAACCCCATCGACATTGAATTCCTGAATGCCGGCATATTGACTGCAGAACCCAAGGAAGCCCTCGAATGGCGATGGGACGAGTTATCCAGAATATTTCATATCGGCACAAAAAATATTCCTTGCGAAAGTGTTCCCCAAAATGTCGAGGAATGGGCAACCCTGTACCTGCAGCATTGCCAAGAGGTTCTATCATCACCGCCGCCGGCCTGCCGCATAAAACCGTGCCCGGTTGACCTGATTGCCTTGACGCCCTGCTCCCTGGTCGACATCGAGGACGTTTCGCTGGGGCAGACGCTTGTCAGTCGAAGCACCTCTCGCTCATTCAGCGAACGAGCCATTTCAATCGAGCAGGTCAGCACCCTCCTCTACCTGACCCTGGGTTACCTGAACGAGCGCCCTTTTGCTCACGAGACCGGTCATCCCGAAACGCTGGGCGCGCGACGCAGTAGCCCCTCGGGCGGCGGCCTGAATGCCTGCGAAGGTTACCTGTACGTGCGTCACGTGGCCGGGCTGGAACCGGGAATCTACGCCTACCACCCGGCCGAACATGCCTTGAGCCTGATCCGATCACTTCCGGATGAACCCCTGGGCCAATTGTTAGCCGGACAGCACTTCATCAATCCGTTGCCATTCGGGCTATTCATCACTTCGCGCTTCGACAAGCTCTGGTGGAAGTACGAACACTCGCGCGCCTATCGAATGGCGTTTGTCGAAACGGGCCACGTGTCCCAGACCTTTTTGATGGTGGCGACTGCGCTGGGCCTCAAGACCTGGCTGACCGGGGCATTGAGCGACCGTCAGGTAGAACGGCTGCTTGACCTTGAAGACACTCCCGAACAGCCGTTGTTTTTTGTCGGTTGCGGTCATGGCGATGGGCAGGTCCACTGCCAGGCGCTGATGGCGCTGGTCAATGGCCAGGACTCTGCATCATGA
- a CDS encoding class I SAM-dependent rRNA methyltransferase encodes MSLPSLRLKANADRRLRAGHLWVYSNEIDVAATPLHGFKAGDQAILEAAGGKPLGIVAMSPNNLICARLLSRDVKLPLDKSLLVHRLNVALSLRERLFDKPFYRLVYGDSDLLPGLVVDRFGDILVVQIASATMEAHKDDVIAALTQVLKPSGILFKNDSAARDAEGLNRYVETVFGLVPEWVALEENGVKFEAPVMAGQKTGWFYDHRMNRARLAPYAKGKRVLDLFSYIGGWGVQAAAFGASEVFCVDASAFALDGVERNAALNGFAEKLTCIEGDVFEALKELKASEERFDVIVADPPAFIKRKKDLKNGEGAYRRLNEQAMRLLSKDGILVSASCSMHLPEDDLQNILLTSARHLDRNIQLLERGGQGPDHPVHPAIAETRYIKSITCRLLPNS; translated from the coding sequence ATGTCCCTGCCCAGCCTGCGCCTCAAAGCCAACGCCGACCGTCGCCTGCGCGCCGGCCATCTGTGGGTCTACAGCAACGAAATCGATGTAGCCGCTACCCCGCTGCACGGCTTCAAGGCCGGCGACCAGGCCATCCTCGAAGCCGCTGGCGGCAAGCCGTTGGGCATCGTCGCGATGAGCCCCAACAACCTGATCTGCGCCCGCCTGCTGTCCCGTGACGTGAAGCTGCCGCTGGACAAATCCCTGCTGGTGCATCGTCTCAACGTGGCGCTGTCGTTGCGTGAGCGCTTGTTCGACAAGCCGTTCTATCGCCTGGTCTACGGCGACTCCGACCTGCTGCCTGGCCTTGTAGTCGACCGTTTCGGCGACATCCTGGTGGTGCAGATCGCCTCGGCCACCATGGAAGCCCACAAGGACGACGTGATCGCCGCCCTGACCCAGGTGCTCAAGCCCAGCGGCATCCTGTTCAAGAACGATTCCGCCGCCCGCGATGCCGAAGGCCTGAACCGCTACGTCGAGACAGTGTTCGGCCTCGTACCGGAGTGGGTCGCCCTGGAAGAGAACGGCGTGAAGTTCGAAGCTCCAGTCATGGCAGGTCAGAAAACCGGCTGGTTCTACGACCACCGCATGAACCGCGCACGCCTGGCGCCGTATGCCAAAGGCAAGCGCGTACTGGATCTGTTCAGCTACATCGGCGGTTGGGGCGTGCAGGCCGCGGCGTTCGGTGCCAGCGAAGTATTCTGCGTCGACGCCTCGGCCTTCGCCCTCGATGGCGTAGAGCGCAACGCGGCGTTGAATGGCTTTGCCGAAAAGCTGACCTGCATTGAAGGCGACGTGTTCGAAGCCCTGAAAGAACTCAAGGCCAGTGAAGAGCGTTTCGACGTCATCGTTGCCGACCCGCCAGCGTTCATCAAGCGCAAGAAAGACCTGAAAAACGGTGAAGGCGCCTATCGCCGCCTCAACGAACAGGCCATGCGCCTGCTCAGCAAGGATGGCATCCTGGTCAGCGCTTCGTGCTCGATGCACCTGCCCGAAGACGACCTGCAAAACATCCTGCTGACCAGCGCCCGGCACCTGGACCGCAACATCCAGCTGCTCGAACGCGGGGGCCAGGGACCGGACCATCCGGTACACCCAGCCATCGCCGAGACCCGCTACATCAAGAGCATCACCTGCCGGTTGCTGCCCAACAGCTGA
- a CDS encoding HDOD domain-containing protein, whose translation MPPQPQIMVDLQMEQYMPDPDLETIAKLISHDPGLSGALLKIVNSPYYGLRNKITSIQRAVNLLGSRSIINLINAQSIKGELHDDAIVTLNRFWDTAQDVAMTCLTLAKRVGLENGDEAYALGLFHDCGVPLMLKQFPNYMSVLEQAYANASAECRVVDTENREFNTNHAVVGYYTSKSWRLPDHVSQAIANHHNALAIFSDETSRNNSQLKNLLAILKMSENICSSHRVLGNQPVDHEWACVGALVLDYIGLSEYDFQTQKQEIRDLATR comes from the coding sequence GTGCCGCCCCAGCCGCAGATCATGGTGGATCTGCAGATGGAGCAGTACATGCCTGATCCGGACCTGGAGACCATTGCCAAGCTGATCTCCCATGACCCGGGCCTCTCGGGTGCCTTGCTCAAGATCGTCAATTCGCCGTACTACGGCCTGCGCAACAAGATCACTTCGATCCAGCGCGCGGTGAACCTGCTGGGCAGCCGTTCGATCATCAACCTGATCAACGCGCAGTCGATCAAGGGCGAGCTGCACGATGATGCCATCGTCACCCTCAATCGCTTCTGGGATACGGCCCAGGACGTGGCGATGACCTGCCTGACCCTGGCCAAGCGCGTCGGTCTGGAAAACGGTGATGAAGCCTACGCCTTGGGGCTGTTCCATGATTGCGGCGTGCCGTTGATGCTCAAGCAGTTCCCCAACTACATGAGTGTGCTGGAGCAGGCCTACGCCAATGCCAGCGCCGAGTGCCGGGTGGTGGACACCGAGAACCGCGAATTCAACACCAACCATGCGGTGGTCGGGTACTACACTTCCAAATCCTGGCGCCTGCCGGACCATGTCAGCCAGGCCATCGCCAACCATCACAACGCCCTGGCGATTTTCAGCGATGAGACGTCACGCAACAACAGTCAGCTGAAAAACCTGCTGGCGATCCTGAAAATGTCCGAAAACATCTGCTCATCGCACCGGGTCCTGGGCAATCAGCCGGTCGATCATGAGTGGGCCTGTGTCGGCGCTCTGGTGCTCGATTACATCGGTTTGTCGGAATACGATTTCCAGACCCAGAAGCAGGAAATTCGCGACCTCGCCACGCGCTAA
- the mutM gene encoding bifunctional DNA-formamidopyrimidine glycosylase/DNA-(apurinic or apyrimidinic site) lyase has protein sequence MPELPEVETTRRGIAPHLEGQRVSRVVVRDRRLRWPIPEDLDVRLSGQRIVLVERRAKYLLINAEVGTLISHLGMSGNLRLVEVGMPAAKHEHVDIELESGLALRYTDPRRFGAMLWSLDPLNHELLIRLGPEPLTDLFDGERLFQLSRGRSMAVKPFIMDNAVVVGVGNIYATEALFAAGIDPRREAGGISRARYLKLAIEIKRILAHAIERGGTTLRDFIGGDGQPGYFQQELFVYGRGGESCKVCGTGLREIRLGQRASVWCPRCQS, from the coding sequence ATGCCAGAACTGCCGGAAGTCGAAACCACCCGCCGCGGAATTGCGCCCCACCTGGAAGGGCAGCGTGTCAGCCGTGTGGTCGTACGCGACCGGCGCTTGCGCTGGCCGATCCCCGAAGACCTTGATGTGCGACTGTCGGGTCAGCGGATAGTGCTGGTGGAGCGGCGGGCCAAGTACCTGCTGATCAACGCCGAAGTTGGCACCTTGATCAGCCACTTGGGCATGTCCGGTAACCTGCGCTTGGTGGAAGTCGGCATGCCTGCCGCCAAACATGAGCATGTGGACATCGAACTGGAATCCGGCCTGGCCTTGCGCTACACCGACCCGCGCCGCTTCGGGGCGATGCTCTGGAGCCTCGACCCGCTCAACCACGAATTGCTGATTCGCCTCGGGCCGGAACCGTTGACCGATCTATTCGATGGCGAGCGTCTGTTCCAGCTTTCCCGAGGACGCTCCATGGCGGTCAAGCCGTTCATCATGGATAACGCGGTGGTGGTGGGGGTGGGCAATATCTATGCGACCGAAGCGCTGTTCGCCGCCGGGATCGACCCACGCCGCGAAGCCGGGGGCATTTCCCGGGCGCGCTATCTGAAACTGGCGATCGAGATCAAACGCATCCTTGCCCATGCCATCGAGCGCGGCGGTACGACGCTACGTGATTTCATCGGGGGAGACGGCCAGCCGGGTTACTTCCAGCAGGAACTCTTCGTGTATGGCCGGGGCGGCGAGTCATGTAAGGTCTGCGGTACGGGGCTGCGGGAGATTCGCCTGGGCCAGCGCGCCAGCGTCTGGTGCCCACGCTGTCAGAGCTGA
- a CDS encoding YfhL family 4Fe-4S dicluster ferredoxin codes for MSLIITDDCINCDVCEPECPNEAISQGEEIYVIDPNLCTQCVGHYDEPQCQQVCPVDCIPLDEAHPETEEQLMAKYRKITGKV; via the coding sequence ATGTCCCTGATCATCACCGACGACTGCATCAATTGCGACGTCTGCGAACCCGAGTGCCCGAACGAGGCCATCTCCCAAGGCGAAGAGATCTACGTCATCGACCCGAACCTGTGCACCCAGTGCGTCGGCCATTACGACGAACCTCAGTGCCAACAGGTCTGCCCGGTAGATTGCATTCCGCTGGACGAGGCCCATCCGGAAACGGAAGAACAGTTGATGGCGAAATATCGCAAGATTACTGGCAAGGTTTGA
- the coaD gene encoding pantetheine-phosphate adenylyltransferase, which produces MNRVLYPGTFDPITKGHGDLVERASRLFDHVIIAVAASPKKNPLFPLEQRVELAREVTKHLPNVEVVGFSTLLAHFAKEKNANVFLRGLRAVSDFEYEFQLANMNRQLAPDVESLFLTPSERYSFISSTLVREIAALGGDITKFVHPAVADALTLRFKK; this is translated from the coding sequence ATGAACCGAGTGTTGTACCCAGGTACCTTCGACCCTATTACCAAGGGCCATGGCGATCTGGTCGAACGCGCCTCGCGCCTGTTCGACCATGTGATCATCGCCGTCGCCGCCAGCCCGAAGAAAAACCCGCTGTTCCCGCTGGAGCAACGTGTGGAGCTGGCCCGCGAGGTCACCAAACATCTGCCCAATGTGGAAGTGGTCGGCTTCTCGACGCTGCTGGCGCACTTTGCCAAGGAAAAGAACGCCAATGTGTTCCTGCGTGGCCTGCGTGCGGTCTCGGACTTCGAATACGAGTTCCAACTGGCCAACATGAACCGCCAGTTGGCGCCGGACGTCGAAAGCCTGTTCCTGACGCCGTCGGAGCGCTACTCCTTCATTTCCTCGACCCTGGTGCGGGAAATTGCGGCGTTGGGCGGCGATATCACCAAGTTCGTCCACCCGGCCGTGGCCGATGCGTTGACCCTGCGCTTCAAGAAATAA
- a CDS encoding GMC family oxidoreductase has product MPVLDPFREGLARGWTTYNGAQLTQDLTLEADVAIIGSGAGGGTTAEILSAAGYKVVLIEEGPLKTSHDFKLLEDQAYTSLYQEGLGRMSKDGAITILQGRAVGGTTLINWTSCFRTPDQTLDHWATEHNVKGHSPAEMAPWFEKMEQRLGVAPWQVPPNANNDVIRKGCEQLGYSWHVIPRNVRGCWNLGYCGMGCPTNAKQSMLVTTIPATLDKGGALLYLARAERLMIKNAAVVGLECLAMDERCVAPTGRHVTVKARHYVLAGGSINSPALLLRSEAPDPHGRLGKRTFLHLVNMSAGQFDEVINPFYGAPQSIYSDHFQWQDGATGKMSYKLEVPPLHPALAAALLGGFGSENAEHMAQLPHTHAMLALLRDGFHPDSSGGNVQLRSDGTPVLDYAVSPYAWDGLRRAFHSMAEIQFAGGARAVMPMHSDARYVKNLAQARTLIDGLDLALYRTRLGSAHVMGGCAMGEDPKSAVTDSLGRHHQLSNLSIHDGSLFPTSIGANPQLSVYGLTAQLATSLADRLKNP; this is encoded by the coding sequence ATGCCCGTACTCGACCCCTTCCGCGAAGGTCTTGCCCGCGGCTGGACCACCTACAACGGTGCGCAGTTGACCCAGGACCTGACCCTGGAAGCGGACGTTGCGATCATCGGCAGCGGCGCCGGCGGGGGCACCACGGCAGAAATTCTCAGCGCCGCCGGCTACAAGGTGGTGTTGATCGAGGAGGGCCCCCTCAAGACCAGCCATGACTTCAAGCTGCTCGAGGACCAGGCCTACACCAGCCTTTACCAGGAAGGCCTCGGACGCATGAGCAAGGACGGCGCCATCACCATTCTTCAGGGGCGCGCGGTGGGTGGCACGACATTGATCAACTGGACCTCCTGTTTCCGCACGCCCGATCAGACCCTGGATCACTGGGCCACCGAGCACAACGTCAAGGGCCACAGCCCCGCGGAAATGGCGCCCTGGTTCGAAAAAATGGAACAGCGCCTTGGGGTGGCGCCCTGGCAGGTTCCGCCCAATGCCAACAACGACGTGATCCGCAAAGGCTGTGAACAACTGGGCTATAGCTGGCACGTCATCCCGCGCAATGTGCGCGGTTGCTGGAACCTGGGCTATTGCGGCATGGGCTGCCCGACCAACGCCAAGCAGTCGATGCTGGTCACCACCATTCCGGCCACGCTGGACAAGGGTGGCGCGCTGCTTTACCTGGCACGGGCCGAACGGCTGATGATCAAAAACGCTGCGGTTGTCGGCCTCGAATGCCTGGCCATGGACGAACGTTGTGTGGCACCGACAGGACGGCACGTCACGGTCAAGGCGCGGCACTACGTACTGGCCGGCGGCAGCATCAACAGCCCGGCCTTGCTGTTGCGCTCCGAAGCGCCCGACCCGCACGGACGCCTGGGTAAACGCACCTTCCTGCACTTGGTAAACATGTCGGCCGGTCAATTCGACGAGGTAATCAATCCGTTCTACGGCGCACCACAATCGATTTATTCAGATCATTTCCAGTGGCAGGACGGCGCCACAGGCAAGATGTCCTACAAACTGGAAGTTCCGCCCCTGCACCCGGCCCTCGCCGCCGCGCTACTGGGCGGGTTTGGCAGCGAGAACGCCGAGCATATGGCGCAACTGCCCCACACCCACGCCATGCTGGCGCTGTTGCGCGATGGTTTTCACCCCGACAGCAGCGGCGGCAACGTTCAGTTGCGCAGCGACGGCACACCTGTGCTCGACTATGCGGTGTCTCCTTATGCCTGGGACGGCTTGCGCCGGGCGTTTCACAGCATGGCCGAGATTCAGTTTGCCGGCGGCGCCAGGGCGGTCATGCCAATGCACAGTGACGCCCGTTACGTGAAAAACCTGGCCCAGGCCCGTACGCTGATCGACGGCCTGGACCTGGCCTTGTACCGCACGCGCCTGGGCAGCGCCCATGTGATGGGTGGTTGCGCCATGGGCGAAGATCCGAAAAGCGCCGTCACCGACAGCCTTGGGCGACATCATCAATTGAGTAATCTTTCCATCCATGACGGCTCGCTGTTCCCCACCAGCATTGGCGCCAATCCGCAATTATCGGTGTATGGGCTGACGGCACAATTGGCCACATCCCTGGCCGATCGCTTGAAAAACCCATGA
- a CDS encoding coniferyl aldehyde dehydrogenase, producing the protein MPADVAYLRESQQHLGELQALFDTQRQAFAAHPMPPAEQRRQWLKALRELLSNERQALIDAISQDFSHRSADETLLAELMPSLHGIHYASRYLKGWMKPSRRKVGVAFQPASAKVVYQPLGVVGVIVPWNYPLFLAIGPLVGALSAGNRVMLKLSESTPATGLLLKQLLARIFPQDLVCVVLGEAEVGMAFSRLPFDHLLFTGATSIGKHVMRAAAENLTPVTLELGGKSPAIVSADVPLKDAAERIAFGKTLNAGQTCVAPDYVLVPQNRVGEFVEAYREAVRGFYPTLTDNPDYTAIINERQLARLNGYISDATSKGALLIELFDRGQGRRMAHSLLLNVSDDMTVMQDEIFGPLLPIVPYQDLDQAFAYINQRPRPLALYYFGYNKAEHHRVLNETHSGGVCLNDTLLHVAQDDLPFGGIGASGMGHYHGHEGFLTFSKAKGVLSKQRFNAAKLIYPPYGKPLQKLIQKLFVR; encoded by the coding sequence ATGCCTGCCGACGTTGCTTACCTGCGCGAATCTCAACAGCACCTGGGCGAACTGCAAGCGCTTTTCGACACCCAGCGCCAGGCCTTTGCCGCCCACCCCATGCCACCTGCCGAGCAGCGGCGGCAATGGCTCAAGGCGTTGCGCGAGTTACTGAGCAACGAGCGACAAGCACTGATCGACGCTATCAGCCAGGACTTCAGCCACCGCAGCGCGGACGAAACGCTGCTGGCCGAGCTCATGCCGAGCCTGCACGGCATCCATTACGCCAGCCGATACCTCAAGGGCTGGATGAAACCTTCCCGGCGCAAGGTAGGCGTGGCCTTCCAGCCGGCGTCAGCCAAAGTGGTGTACCAACCGCTGGGCGTGGTCGGGGTCATCGTGCCTTGGAACTACCCGCTGTTCCTGGCTATCGGGCCGCTGGTGGGGGCATTGTCGGCGGGCAACAGGGTGATGCTCAAGCTGAGCGAATCGACCCCTGCCACCGGGTTGCTGCTCAAACAACTGCTGGCGCGCATTTTCCCTCAGGATCTGGTGTGCGTGGTGCTCGGCGAGGCTGAGGTCGGCATGGCGTTTTCCAGGTTGCCCTTCGACCACTTGCTGTTCACCGGCGCCACCAGCATTGGCAAGCACGTGATGCGCGCCGCCGCCGAGAACCTGACCCCGGTCACGCTCGAACTGGGAGGCAAATCGCCCGCCATCGTATCCGCGGACGTGCCCCTCAAGGACGCCGCCGAGCGCATTGCATTTGGCAAAACCCTGAATGCCGGACAAACCTGTGTCGCACCGGACTACGTACTGGTGCCACAGAACCGTGTCGGCGAATTCGTTGAAGCGTATCGCGAAGCGGTTCGCGGGTTTTATCCGACCCTGACTGACAATCCGGACTACACCGCGATCATCAACGAACGACAATTGGCGCGACTCAACGGCTACATAAGCGATGCCACCAGCAAGGGCGCATTGCTGATCGAGTTGTTCGATCGAGGTCAGGGGCGACGCATGGCCCACAGCCTGTTGCTCAACGTCAGCGATGACATGACCGTCATGCAGGACGAAATCTTCGGCCCGCTGCTGCCCATCGTGCCTTATCAGGACCTGGACCAGGCATTTGCCTACATCAATCAGCGGCCTCGCCCGCTGGCGCTCTACTACTTTGGCTACAACAAGGCCGAGCATCATCGCGTGCTCAACGAGACCCATTCCGGTGGCGTTTGCCTGAACGATACGCTGCTGCACGTCGCCCAGGACGACCTGCCCTTCGGCGGCATTGGCGCCTCGGGGATGGGGCACTACCACGGTCACGAAGGCTTCCTGACGTTCAGCAAGGCCAAGGGCGTACTGAGCAAACAGCGGTTCAACGCGGCGAAACTGATTTATCCACCATACGGCAAGCCCCTCCAGAAACTGATCCAGAAGTTGTTTGTCCGTTAG
- a CDS encoding TetR/AcrR family transcriptional regulator: protein MAIRIKTSERIVQNSLELFNQQGERSVSTNHIAAHMDMSPGNLYYHFPNKQAIIAVLFSEYENLVDSFLRPPQGRAATVEDKRFYLQELLSAMWRYRFLHRDLEHLLDSDPDLAARYRRFSQRSLIHGTAIYEGFVAAGILKMDRVQIESLTLNAWIILTSWVRFLCTTRENSNHLSEQAIKRGVYQVLVLEAGFVTEQAREAVDALFKEFYVPLAQTLEEGA, encoded by the coding sequence ATGGCCATACGAATAAAAACCAGCGAGCGCATCGTGCAGAACAGCCTTGAGCTGTTCAATCAGCAGGGTGAGCGCAGCGTCAGCACCAACCATATCGCCGCCCACATGGACATGTCCCCGGGCAATCTCTACTACCACTTCCCCAACAAGCAGGCGATCATCGCCGTATTGTTCAGTGAATACGAAAACCTGGTGGACAGTTTCCTGCGTCCGCCCCAAGGCCGTGCGGCTACTGTCGAGGACAAGCGTTTCTATCTGCAGGAGTTGCTCTCGGCGATGTGGCGCTACCGCTTCCTGCACCGAGACCTGGAGCATCTGCTCGACAGCGACCCGGACCTTGCCGCGCGCTATCGTCGGTTTTCCCAGCGTAGTCTGATTCACGGCACCGCTATCTACGAGGGCTTTGTGGCCGCCGGTATCCTGAAAATGGACCGGGTGCAAATCGAGTCTCTCACCCTCAATGCCTGGATCATCCTCACGTCCTGGGTTCGTTTCCTCTGCACCACACGGGAAAACTCCAACCATTTGAGCGAGCAGGCCATCAAGCGTGGGGTCTATCAAGTGCTGGTGCTGGAGGCCGGTTTCGTGACTGAGCAGGCCCGCGAAGCGGTGGATGCGCTGTTCAAGGAGTTCTATGTCCCCCTGGCCCAGACCCTGGAAGAAGGGGCGTAA